From Streptomyces fungicidicus, one genomic window encodes:
- a CDS encoding SDR family oxidoreductase: MTGLSGARERRVRTGGVELCVAELGDPGRPTVVLVHGYPDSKEVWSEVAPRLAERFHVVAYDVRGHGRSTAPRPLRGGFTLEKLTDDFLAVADAVSPDRPVHLVGHDWGSVQCWEFVTVGRTAGRIASFTSMSGPSLDHFGHWINSRLKRPTPRRVGQLLGQGAKSWYVYLLHTPVLPELAWRGPLGRRWPRILERVEKVPGGGYPTPSLPSDAAHGAWLYRDNVRPRLRAPRADAYAHAPVQLITPLDDAFLSERLYEDLELWVPRLTRRTLRARHWVPRTRPDQLAAWTGDFVTSVEEGRPEVPARGRYADRFGGRLVLVTGAGSGIGRATALAFAEAGARVLAVDRDAGAAARTAGEARDRGAAAAWAETADVSDERAMEKLAERVTAEHGVVDVLVNNAGVGLGGPFLDTTAEEWRKVLDVNLWGVIHGCRLFGSRMAERGQGGHIVNVASAAAFQPSRALPAYGTSKAAVLMLSECLRAELAERDIGVTAVCPGFVDTPITSTARFAGADAEEERRLRKRAARLYGLRGYPPEKVAAAILRAVARDEAVVPVTPEARTAYALSRWLPGASRRIARVKPPV; this comes from the coding sequence GTGACGGGACTGAGTGGCGCGCGGGAGCGCCGGGTGCGTACGGGCGGGGTCGAACTGTGCGTGGCCGAGCTGGGCGATCCCGGGCGGCCGACGGTCGTCCTGGTGCACGGCTATCCGGACAGCAAGGAGGTGTGGTCCGAGGTCGCGCCCCGGCTGGCCGAGCGGTTCCACGTGGTGGCGTACGACGTCCGCGGCCACGGCCGGTCCACGGCGCCGCGTCCGCTGCGCGGCGGGTTCACCCTGGAGAAGCTGACCGACGACTTCCTGGCCGTCGCCGACGCGGTCAGCCCGGACCGTCCGGTGCACCTGGTGGGGCACGACTGGGGCTCGGTGCAGTGCTGGGAGTTCGTCACGGTGGGGCGCACCGCGGGGCGGATCGCCTCCTTCACCTCGATGTCGGGGCCGTCCCTCGACCACTTCGGGCACTGGATCAACAGCCGGCTGAAGCGGCCCACCCCGCGCCGGGTCGGCCAACTGCTCGGCCAGGGCGCCAAGTCCTGGTACGTCTACCTGCTGCACACTCCGGTGCTGCCCGAACTGGCCTGGCGCGGCCCGCTCGGCAGGCGCTGGCCGCGGATACTGGAGCGCGTCGAGAAGGTGCCCGGCGGCGGCTATCCCACCCCGTCACTGCCCTCGGACGCGGCGCACGGCGCCTGGCTGTACCGGGACAACGTGCGGCCCCGGCTGCGCGCTCCGCGCGCAGACGCCTACGCGCACGCGCCCGTGCAGCTCATCACGCCCCTGGACGACGCGTTCCTCTCGGAGCGGCTCTACGAGGATCTGGAGCTGTGGGTGCCGCGGCTGACCCGGCGGACGCTGCGGGCCCGGCACTGGGTCCCGCGCACCCGCCCCGACCAGCTGGCGGCGTGGACAGGCGACTTCGTGACGTCCGTGGAGGAGGGCCGCCCGGAGGTGCCGGCTCGGGGCCGGTACGCCGACCGGTTCGGCGGGCGGCTGGTCCTGGTCACGGGGGCGGGCAGCGGCATCGGGCGGGCGACCGCGCTGGCGTTCGCCGAGGCGGGCGCGCGGGTCCTGGCGGTCGACCGGGACGCCGGGGCGGCGGCCCGCACCGCCGGAGAGGCCCGTGACCGCGGTGCGGCGGCCGCCTGGGCGGAGACGGCGGACGTGTCCGACGAGCGGGCCATGGAGAAGCTCGCCGAGCGGGTCACCGCCGAGCACGGCGTGGTGGACGTGCTGGTGAACAACGCCGGCGTCGGGCTGGGCGGCCCCTTCCTCGACACCACCGCGGAGGAATGGCGGAAGGTGCTAGACGTCAACCTGTGGGGTGTGATCCACGGCTGCCGGCTCTTCGGGAGCCGGATGGCCGAGCGGGGGCAGGGCGGCCACATCGTCAACGTCGCCTCGGCGGCGGCGTTCCAGCCGTCGAGGGCGCTGCCCGCGTACGGCACGTCGAAGGCGGCGGTGCTGATGCTGAGCGAGTGCCTGCGCGCGGAACTGGCGGAGCGGGACATCGGCGTGACCGCGGTCTGCCCCGGGTTCGTCGACACCCCCATCACCTCCACCGCGCGCTTCGCGGGCGCGGACGCCGAGGAGGAACGGCGGCTGCGGAAGCGGGCGGCCCGCCTGTACGGGCTACGCGGCTACCCGCCGGAGAAGGTCGCCGCCGCGATCCTGCGGGCGGTGGCGCGTGACGAGGCGGTGGTGCCGGTCACGCCGGAGGCGCGCACCGCGTACGCGTTGTCGCGATGGCTGCCGGGGGCGTCGCGGCGGATCGCGCGGGTGAAGCCGCCGGTGTGA
- a CDS encoding RNA 2'-phosphotransferase, with amino-acid sequence MDEERTVKVSKYLARHLRHQPARIGLTLDEGGWVEIGTLIAAASAHGFRFSREELDHVVATNDKRRFAVEGTRIRASQGHTVEVDLGLAPAVPPPYLYHGTVARNLEAIRAEGLRAMDRHDVHLSADRATATRVGARRGRPVVLSVDAAAMHRDGHVFRVSANGVWLTGSVPGRYLRFPAGH; translated from the coding sequence ATGGACGAAGAACGCACCGTGAAGGTGTCGAAGTACCTCGCCAGGCATCTGCGTCACCAGCCCGCGAGGATCGGGCTGACCCTCGACGAGGGCGGCTGGGTCGAGATCGGCACACTGATCGCCGCGGCGTCCGCGCACGGCTTCCGGTTCTCCCGGGAGGAACTGGACCATGTCGTCGCCACCAACGACAAGCGGCGCTTCGCCGTGGAGGGCACCCGGATCCGCGCCAGCCAGGGCCACACCGTCGAGGTCGACCTGGGACTGGCCCCGGCCGTCCCGCCGCCGTACCTCTACCACGGCACCGTCGCCCGCAATCTGGAGGCGATCCGAGCCGAGGGGCTGCGGGCCATGGACCGGCACGACGTGCACCTCTCCGCGGACCGCGCGACCGCGACCCGTGTCGGCGCCCGCCGGGGCCGCCCCGTGGTGCTGTCGGTGGACGCGGCCGCCATGCACCGCGACGGCCATGTCTTCCGGGTGAGCGCGAACGGTGTCTGGCTGACCGGGTCCGTTCCCGGCCGCTACCTGCGCTTTCCCGCGGGCCACTGA
- a CDS encoding LLM class flavin-dependent oxidoreductase, giving the protein MTLRLSTVILPYRRWHEGSRSAWVRAEELGFHTGYTYDHLSWRSFRDGPWFGAVPTLTAAAGVTERMRLGTLVTSPNFRHPVTLAKELITLDDISGGRVTLGIGAGGTGFDATALGQEPWTPRERADRFAEFVPLLDRLLTEDSVSYEGDFYAAHEARNIPGCVQRPRLPFAVAATGPRGLRLAARHGQAWVTTGDPRLYENGTPEQSVQAIRGQAERLADACAELGRDVTELDKILLTGFTPDRGRPLESLDAFVDFAGRHAELGFTEIVIHWPIPESDFAADQKVVERIAMEAPAQLR; this is encoded by the coding sequence ATGACTCTGCGTCTGAGCACCGTGATCCTCCCGTACCGCCGCTGGCACGAGGGCAGCCGTTCGGCGTGGGTGCGCGCCGAGGAACTCGGCTTCCACACGGGGTACACCTACGACCACCTGTCCTGGCGCAGCTTCCGGGACGGCCCCTGGTTCGGCGCCGTCCCGACGCTGACCGCGGCCGCGGGGGTGACCGAGCGGATGCGGCTGGGCACCCTCGTGACCTCGCCGAACTTCCGGCACCCGGTGACCCTCGCCAAGGAGCTCATCACCCTCGACGACATCTCCGGCGGGCGCGTCACGCTGGGGATAGGCGCGGGCGGCACCGGCTTCGACGCCACCGCGCTCGGCCAGGAGCCCTGGACGCCCCGCGAGCGCGCCGACCGCTTCGCCGAGTTCGTCCCGCTGCTCGACCGGCTGCTCACCGAGGACTCCGTGTCGTACGAGGGCGACTTCTACGCGGCCCACGAGGCCCGCAACATCCCGGGCTGTGTGCAGCGGCCCCGGCTGCCGTTCGCCGTGGCGGCCACCGGGCCCCGCGGGCTGCGGCTCGCGGCCCGGCACGGGCAGGCGTGGGTGACCACCGGCGACCCCCGGCTGTACGAGAACGGAACCCCCGAGCAGTCGGTTCAGGCCATTCGCGGCCAGGCGGAGAGGCTGGCGGACGCCTGCGCCGAGCTGGGCCGGGACGTGACCGAACTGGACAAGATCCTGCTCACCGGGTTCACCCCGGACCGGGGCCGTCCGCTGGAGTCCCTGGACGCCTTCGTCGACTTCGCGGGACGCCACGCCGAGCTGGGATTCACCGAGATCGTGATCCACTGGCCCATTCCGGAGTCGGACTTCGCCGCGGACCAGAAGGTCGTCGAACGGATCGCCATGGAAGCCCCGGCGCAACTGCGGTGA
- a CDS encoding Cof-type HAD-IIB family hydrolase, translated as MRDNDPVTSATRQPETRTATTPPRLIATDLDGTLLRDDKSVSPRTIAALAAAEEAGIEVFFVTGRPARWMDVVSDHVHGHGLAICGNGAAVVDLHGGPGAHRFVKVRELARENALDAVGLLRDAAPGTVYAVEQTYGFHQEPAYPKLHMEVPDGFAPAEELLAPDSHTAGEPVLKILAHHPALDPDAFLTLARLAIGDRATVTRSSPSALLEISGPDVSKASTLALCCAERGISHEEVVAFGDMPNDVEMLTWAGRSYAMGNAHPDVLAAASGRTVANNDDGVAVVIERLLDERR; from the coding sequence ATGCGGGACAATGACCCGGTGACCTCAGCGACCCGACAGCCCGAGACCAGGACAGCCACCACCCCGCCGCGGCTCATCGCCACCGACCTCGACGGCACCCTGCTGCGCGACGACAAGTCGGTGTCCCCGCGCACCATCGCCGCGCTGGCCGCCGCCGAGGAGGCGGGCATCGAGGTCTTCTTCGTCACCGGCCGCCCGGCCCGCTGGATGGACGTCGTCAGCGACCACGTCCACGGCCACGGCCTCGCCATCTGCGGCAACGGCGCGGCCGTCGTCGACCTGCACGGCGGCCCCGGCGCCCACCGCTTCGTGAAGGTGCGCGAGCTGGCCCGGGAGAACGCGCTGGACGCCGTAGGGCTACTGCGCGACGCCGCACCGGGCACGGTGTACGCCGTCGAGCAGACCTACGGGTTCCACCAGGAGCCGGCGTACCCGAAGCTGCACATGGAGGTCCCGGACGGGTTCGCACCCGCCGAGGAGCTGCTGGCCCCGGACTCCCACACCGCGGGTGAGCCGGTGCTCAAGATCCTCGCCCACCACCCGGCGCTCGATCCCGACGCCTTCCTCACCCTGGCCCGGCTCGCGATCGGCGACCGCGCCACCGTCACCCGTTCCAGCCCCAGCGCCCTGCTGGAGATCAGCGGCCCCGACGTGTCCAAGGCCAGCACCCTCGCCCTGTGCTGCGCCGAACGCGGCATCTCGCACGAGGAGGTCGTCGCCTTCGGCGACATGCCGAACGACGTCGAGATGCTCACCTGGGCGGGCCGCTCCTACGCGATGGGCAACGCCCACCCGGACGTGCTGGCCGCCGCCTCGGGC